Proteins encoded within one genomic window of Bacillus sp. F19:
- a CDS encoding YhcU family protein, with protein sequence MRIVFASTEEQEQYIEELIETMYEEIFPQYFSDETIDQLDELAVLKPQTEDMQYNGTLKEAFQIMSSLQALTALLNHLDQQSEEENRDLYDRNINILKKYGYQFPLTFDHFLSSKEKAEQVSKYGKPSNKWIV encoded by the coding sequence TTGAGAATTGTTTTTGCATCAACCGAGGAGCAGGAGCAGTACATTGAAGAACTGATTGAAACTATGTATGAAGAAATATTCCCGCAGTATTTTTCAGATGAAACGATTGATCAGCTGGATGAACTTGCCGTTTTAAAGCCGCAAACAGAAGACATGCAGTATAATGGCACGTTAAAAGAAGCTTTTCAAATCATGTCCAGTCTTCAAGCCCTTACAGCATTGCTTAATCATTTGGATCAGCAATCTGAAGAGGAAAACAGGGATCTTTACGACCGCAATATCAATATCTTAAAGAAGTACGGCTATCAATTCCCCCTTACATTTGATCACTTTCTTTCTTCAAAAGAGAAGGCTGAACAAGTAAGCAAATATGGTAAACCGTCAAATAAGTGGATTGTATAA
- a CDS encoding HAD family hydrolase, giving the protein MIKAIIFDFDGLILDTETHEYEVLQEIFKEQGSELPMSVWGKVIGTASDFNPFAYLEEQIGRSVNHEHLTHLQKEKFEKRISAEAARPGVEAYLMAAKELGLKIGLASSSSYEWVSSYLESLNLIAYFECIRTSNHVQFVKPDPALYIEAAKCLGVKPGECLAFEDSVNGALAAKKAGMFCTIVPNSVTSHLEFGDVDHRLESMAEMELEKVISLIESKN; this is encoded by the coding sequence ATGATTAAAGCCATCATCTTTGATTTTGACGGATTGATTCTTGATACAGAAACGCACGAATATGAAGTCCTTCAGGAAATTTTTAAAGAACAGGGCAGTGAATTGCCTATGTCAGTATGGGGTAAAGTGATAGGAACAGCATCTGATTTCAATCCATTTGCATACTTGGAAGAACAAATCGGAAGATCAGTCAATCATGAGCATTTAACACACTTGCAAAAAGAAAAGTTTGAAAAAAGAATATCTGCTGAAGCTGCGAGACCTGGTGTTGAGGCTTATTTAATGGCTGCAAAGGAATTGGGCCTGAAAATTGGCCTGGCATCTAGTTCAAGCTATGAATGGGTATCCTCGTATTTAGAAAGTTTGAATCTAATTGCTTATTTTGAGTGCATACGCACATCCAATCATGTTCAATTCGTTAAACCAGATCCTGCCTTGTACATAGAAGCAGCTAAATGCCTAGGTGTTAAGCCCGGTGAGTGTCTGGCCTTTGAAGATTCCGTAAATGGCGCACTCGCCGCTAAAAAAGCAGGCATGTTCTGCACCATCGTTCCAAACAGCGTGACAAGTCACTTAGAGTTTGGAGACGTTGATCATCGTTTAGAGTCGATGGCTGAAATGGAGCTTGAAAAAGTCATCTCGCTTATTGAGTCAAAGAACTGA
- the glpK gene encoding glycerol kinase GlpK: MEKYILSLDQGTTSSRAILFNKQGEIVHIAQKEFKQYFPKPGWVEHNANEIWGSILAVIATCLSEMNVKPEQIAGIGITNQRETAVVWDKNTSQPVYNAIVWQSRQTAGICEELKEKGYNDTFREKTGLLIDAYFSGTKVKWILDNVEGAREKADKGDLLFGTIDTWLIWKLSGGNAHVTDYSNASRTLMYNIHELKWDDELLEYLTVPKSMLPEVKPSSEVYANTIEYHFFGHSVPIAGAAGDQQSALFGQACFEEGMAKNTYGTGCFMLMNTGEKAIRSENGLLTTIAWGVNGKVEYALEGSIFVAGSAIQWLRDGLRMFKDAKDSERYADRVESTEGVYVVPAFVGLGTPYWDSDVRGAVFGLTRGTSKEHFVRATLESLAYQTKDVLTAMEADSGISLKTLRVDGGAVKNNFLMDFQSNMLGVPVERPEVNETTALGAAYLAGLAVGFWEDKSNITKQWKLDKQFEPEMEDEVRDELYGGWKKAVKAAQAFK, translated from the coding sequence ATGGAAAAGTATATTTTGTCTTTAGACCAGGGTACGACTAGTTCTAGAGCCATTTTATTTAACAAACAGGGTGAAATTGTTCACATTGCACAAAAAGAATTTAAACAATATTTCCCTAAGCCAGGCTGGGTGGAGCATAATGCAAATGAAATCTGGGGTTCTATTTTAGCTGTAATCGCAACATGTTTATCAGAAATGAATGTAAAACCAGAGCAAATTGCAGGCATCGGAATCACGAATCAGCGCGAGACAGCTGTTGTCTGGGATAAAAATACTTCACAGCCTGTATACAATGCGATTGTATGGCAATCAAGACAAACGGCTGGCATTTGTGAAGAATTAAAAGAAAAAGGCTATAATGATACATTCAGAGAAAAGACAGGATTATTGATTGATGCTTACTTCTCTGGAACAAAAGTGAAATGGATTTTAGATAATGTTGAAGGTGCAAGAGAGAAAGCTGACAAAGGCGATCTTTTATTCGGAACAATTGATACATGGCTGATCTGGAAGCTGTCAGGCGGTAATGCACATGTAACCGATTATTCAAATGCTTCCCGCACATTAATGTATAACATCCATGAATTAAAGTGGGACGATGAGCTATTAGAATATTTAACTGTTCCAAAATCAATGCTTCCTGAAGTTAAGCCTTCATCGGAAGTGTATGCAAATACAATAGAATATCACTTCTTCGGTCATTCCGTGCCAATTGCAGGCGCTGCAGGAGATCAGCAGTCAGCATTATTTGGCCAGGCATGCTTTGAAGAAGGAATGGCTAAAAATACGTACGGTACAGGCTGCTTCATGCTGATGAACACAGGCGAAAAGGCAATTCGTTCTGAAAATGGCCTGTTAACGACTATCGCATGGGGTGTGAACGGCAAAGTCGAATATGCGCTTGAAGGAAGTATTTTCGTAGCCGGTTCTGCGATTCAATGGCTGCGTGACGGACTCCGCATGTTTAAAGATGCAAAAGACAGTGAGCGCTATGCTGACCGTGTCGAGTCAACAGAAGGTGTTTACGTTGTTCCGGCATTTGTAGGGCTCGGAACACCATACTGGGACAGTGACGTGAGAGGAGCTGTTTTCGGCTTAACACGGGGCACTTCAAAAGAGCACTTTGTCCGTGCTACACTCGAATCACTTGCATATCAAACGAAGGATGTCCTGACTGCTATGGAAGCAGATTCAGGCATTTCATTAAAAACACTTCGTGTTGACGGCGGTGCTGTTAAAAATAATTTCTTAATGGATTTCCAAAGCAACATGCTGGGCGTCCCTGTTGAGCGTCCTGAAGTAAATGAGACAACTGCGCTTGGTGCAGCATACCTTGCAGGTCTTGCTGTCGGCTTCTGGGAGGACAAATCTAATATTACTAAGCAATGGAAATTAGATAAGCAGTTTGAACCGGAAATGGAAGATGAAGTCCGCGATGAGTTATACGGCGGCTGGAAAAAAGCAGTAAAAGCAGCTCAGGCTTTTAAATAA
- a CDS encoding disulfide bond formation protein B, with protein sequence MSEKHKKYIENQLFIAWAASFISMLGSLYFSEIMEFIPCDLCWYQRILMYPLVVILGIAIYKKDYQIAFYSMILSAIGGSISIYHYAVQKIDFVGENSASCGIVPCTGEYINWLGFITIPFLALIGFTVVFVTSLNIYRKMKVGR encoded by the coding sequence GTGTCAGAGAAACATAAAAAATACATAGAAAATCAATTATTTATTGCATGGGCGGCTTCATTCATCTCGATGCTTGGGAGCTTATACTTTTCAGAAATTATGGAATTCATCCCTTGTGATCTTTGCTGGTACCAGCGGATCTTAATGTATCCTCTTGTCGTCATTCTTGGCATTGCGATCTATAAGAAGGATTACCAAATTGCGTTTTATTCCATGATTTTATCAGCGATTGGCGGTTCGATTTCCATTTATCATTATGCGGTTCAAAAAATTGACTTTGTAGGCGAAAATTCAGCATCATGCGGCATTGTTCCCTGCACTGGAGAATACATCAACTGGCTTGGATTTATTACGATACCATTTCTGGCACTAATCGGATTTACCGTTGTATTTGTGACAAGCTTAAATATTTACAGAAAAATGAAGGTAGGTCGTTAA
- a CDS encoding GNAT family N-acetyltransferase, with the protein MTDTIDLSKFEKKMIIRNIEENDIDEILAMQALCFPGMVPWEREHLESHLEHFPEGQFCAEFEGKIIGSCSSLIINFDEYDDRHTWDDITDNGYISNHNPDGYNMYGIEVMVHPEYRRMKIGHRLYEARKDLARRLNLKSIIIGGRIPNYHKFEKEMSPRQYVQEVIHHKIYDPVLSFQLLNGFLLMRINPNYLPDDRASGKYATLMEWNNVDYMPNTKRFYKTALPVRICVVQYQMKQINSFEEFANQVEYYTDVASDASADFAVFPELLTAQLMSFLDEKSPSRAIRKLTEYTEEYISLFTELAVKYNVNIVGGSHFVEEDNGKIFNVAYLFRRDGTIEKQYKIHITPNERKWWGISRGDDVKVFDTDCGKVAIQICYDIEFPELARIATEKGAKIIFTPFCTEDRQGYLRVRYCSQARAVENQIYTVISGTVGNLPQTENMDIQYAQSAIFAPSDFEFARDGIVGECNPNIEMVVIGDVDLEILRRQRQSGTVRQLKDRRHDVYGIRYRKN; encoded by the coding sequence TTGACCGATACAATTGATTTGTCCAAATTCGAGAAAAAAATGATTATCAGAAATATTGAAGAGAATGACATAGATGAAATATTAGCGATGCAGGCTTTATGTTTTCCAGGAATGGTTCCTTGGGAAAGAGAGCATTTAGAAAGTCATCTGGAGCATTTTCCTGAAGGCCAGTTTTGTGCTGAATTTGAAGGAAAGATCATTGGTTCATGCTCAAGTCTGATCATTAACTTTGATGAATACGATGACCGTCACACTTGGGATGATATTACGGATAACGGATATATATCAAACCATAATCCTGACGGCTACAATATGTATGGAATAGAAGTGATGGTGCATCCTGAGTATCGCCGGATGAAAATCGGCCATAGGCTTTATGAGGCAAGAAAAGATCTTGCGAGACGGCTGAATCTTAAAAGTATTATAATCGGGGGACGAATCCCGAATTATCATAAGTTTGAAAAAGAAATGTCTCCGCGTCAGTATGTGCAGGAAGTCATTCATCATAAAATCTACGATCCAGTGCTCTCGTTTCAGCTGCTGAACGGATTTTTGCTGATGAGAATTAATCCAAACTATTTGCCTGACGATCGTGCTTCGGGTAAATATGCAACTCTAATGGAGTGGAACAATGTTGATTACATGCCAAACACTAAACGATTCTATAAAACGGCTCTGCCGGTGCGTATTTGTGTTGTGCAGTATCAAATGAAACAAATTAACTCGTTTGAAGAGTTTGCGAATCAGGTGGAATATTATACAGACGTTGCATCTGATGCATCTGCTGATTTTGCTGTATTCCCGGAATTGCTTACAGCTCAGTTAATGTCCTTTTTGGATGAAAAATCACCAAGCAGGGCGATCCGCAAACTGACTGAGTATACGGAAGAGTACATTAGTCTTTTTACAGAGCTTGCAGTGAAATATAATGTCAATATCGTTGGCGGTTCTCACTTTGTAGAGGAAGATAACGGAAAAATTTTTAACGTTGCCTACCTTTTCCGCAGAGACGGCACAATTGAAAAGCAATATAAAATTCACATCACTCCAAATGAACGCAAATGGTGGGGAATCAGCAGAGGGGATGATGTCAAAGTTTTTGATACTGACTGCGGCAAGGTCGCCATTCAAATCTGCTATGACATTGAATTCCCTGAGCTCGCACGCATCGCTACTGAAAAAGGCGCTAAAATCATATTCACGCCATTTTGTACAGAAGATCGCCAGGGCTACTTGCGTGTCCGCTATTGCTCACAGGCGAGAGCAGTGGAGAATCAGATCTATACCGTCATTTCAGGTACAGTCGGAAATCTCCCGCAAACAGAAAATATGGATATTCAATACGCACAATCCGCTATTTTTGCTCCGTCTGATTTTGAATTTGCAAGAGACGGCATAGTTGGCGAGTGCAATCCGAACATTGAAATGGTCGTGATCGGAGATGTGGATCTTGAAATACTCCGCAGGCAGCGTCAATCCGGAACAGTCAGACAGCTGAAAGACCGCAGACATGACGTTTACGGAATTCGATATAGGAAGAACTAG
- a CDS encoding CBS domain-containing protein, with the protein MSKDLVTISSSQSIQEAAELMSSKNVGSIPVVDGGQVKGVITDRDITLRSTAQDMPNDTKVADVMSSNLVTGTPDMSSEEAARLMASNQIRRLPIVENNQLVGYVALGDLATDQMSNEAAGQALTNISEQH; encoded by the coding sequence ATGTCAAAAGATCTTGTTACAATTTCTTCCTCACAAAGCATACAGGAGGCTGCAGAACTGATGAGCAGCAAAAATGTTGGTTCCATTCCTGTTGTGGATGGGGGACAGGTAAAAGGTGTCATCACAGACCGGGACATCACGCTCCGTTCAACTGCACAAGACATGCCTAATGATACGAAAGTGGCAGATGTAATGTCTTCAAACCTTGTGACAGGAACACCTGACATGAGCAGCGAAGAAGCAGCGCGGCTGATGGCGTCAAATCAGATTCGCCGCTTGCCGATCGTTGAAAACAATCAGCTTGTAGGCTATGTTGCACTGGGTGACCTTGCAACTGATCAAATGTCTAATGAAGCAGCAGGACAGGCACTGACTAACATTTCAGAGCAGCACTAA
- a CDS encoding glycerol-3-phosphate dehydrogenase/oxidase, translated as MAFSSDKRHDILNKMTQETYDVFVIGGGITGSGIALDAASRGMKIGLVEMQDFAAGTSSRSTKLVHGGLRYLKQFEVKMVAEVGKERAIVYENGPHVTTPEWMLLPMHKGGTFGPFSTSIGLRVYDFLAAVKRGERRKMLSAKETLAKEPLVKKQGLKGGGYYVEYRTDDARLTIEVMKEAVRFGADAVNYAKAGGFIYEKGKVIGVHIVDTISGKTYDVYAKKIINAAGPWVDQLREMDKSKNGKSLQMTKGIHLVFDQSKFPLKQAIYFDTPDKRMVFAIPRDGKTYVGTTDTVYKEDPKNPRMTVKDRDYVIESINYMFPDLSIRAEDAESSWAGIRPLIHEDGKDPSEISRKDEIWTSETGLITIAGGKLTGYRKMAEHIIDLIVKDFKEAGLKDFGACKTRNMPISGGHVGGSSSLETFVKTKTEQGMSLGLTEMQAKHLSRRYGSNADALFERAETLKPFAEKYGLPIYILAEIDYAMTEEMTATPSDFFVRRTGAVYFDINWARTYQEPVTNYMADKLKWSPRQKQQYFAKLQTHLHDAVVPDEVRKAN; from the coding sequence ATGGCTTTTTCAAGCGATAAAAGACACGATATCTTAAATAAAATGACGCAGGAAACGTATGATGTATTTGTCATTGGCGGAGGAATCACAGGGTCCGGCATCGCGCTTGATGCTGCTTCAAGAGGAATGAAAATCGGTCTTGTTGAAATGCAGGACTTTGCAGCAGGCACTTCAAGCAGATCGACAAAGCTTGTGCACGGCGGACTCCGCTACCTCAAGCAATTTGAAGTCAAAATGGTGGCAGAGGTCGGGAAAGAAAGAGCCATTGTGTATGAAAACGGGCCGCATGTAACAACTCCTGAATGGATGCTCCTCCCCATGCACAAAGGAGGAACGTTCGGACCATTTTCAACATCGATCGGTCTTCGTGTATATGATTTTCTTGCAGCTGTTAAACGCGGAGAAAGAAGAAAGATGCTAAGCGCCAAGGAAACACTTGCGAAAGAGCCGCTTGTGAAAAAGCAAGGACTAAAGGGCGGAGGCTACTATGTAGAATACCGGACAGATGACGCAAGACTTACAATTGAAGTCATGAAAGAAGCTGTGCGCTTCGGTGCAGATGCAGTCAACTATGCAAAAGCGGGCGGGTTTATTTACGAAAAAGGAAAAGTCATCGGTGTTCATATTGTGGATACGATTTCTGGAAAAACATATGATGTGTACGCTAAGAAAATCATCAATGCTGCAGGCCCTTGGGTCGATCAGCTGAGAGAAATGGATAAATCGAAAAATGGAAAATCTCTTCAGATGACAAAGGGAATACATCTTGTCTTTGATCAAAGCAAATTCCCGCTGAAACAGGCTATTTACTTTGATACGCCTGATAAACGGATGGTATTCGCGATCCCGCGTGACGGTAAAACCTATGTAGGCACAACAGATACAGTATACAAAGAAGATCCGAAAAATCCCCGTATGACAGTGAAAGACAGAGATTACGTGATTGAGTCCATTAACTATATGTTCCCTGACTTGTCCATCCGTGCTGAGGATGCTGAATCAAGCTGGGCCGGCATTCGTCCGCTTATTCATGAAGACGGCAAAGATCCTTCTGAAATATCAAGGAAGGATGAGATTTGGACATCTGAAACAGGACTCATCACCATTGCAGGCGGAAAACTGACAGGCTACAGAAAAATGGCAGAGCACATTATTGACCTCATTGTAAAAGATTTTAAAGAAGCAGGATTAAAGGATTTTGGAGCATGCAAAACAAGAAACATGCCGATCTCAGGCGGACATGTAGGCGGTTCATCAAGTCTTGAAACTTTTGTCAAAACAAAAACGGAACAAGGCATGTCCCTTGGACTGACAGAAATGCAGGCGAAGCATTTATCAAGAAGGTATGGATCAAATGCAGATGCGCTGTTTGAGAGAGCAGAGACGTTAAAACCGTTTGCTGAAAAATACGGGTTGCCTATTTACATTCTCGCAGAAATTGACTATGCGATGACAGAAGAAATGACAGCCACTCCTTCCGACTTCTTTGTCAGAAGAACAGGTGCCGTGTACTTTGATATTAATTGGGCAAGAACGTATCAGGAGCCTGTCACAAATTACATGGCTGACAAACTGAAGTGGAGTCCTCGGCAAAAGCAGCAGTACTTTGCTAAGCTTCAAACTCATCTGCACGATGCAGTTGTGCCTGATGAGGTAAGAAAAGCAAACTGA
- a CDS encoding thioredoxin family protein, whose amino-acid sequence MKKLLIFAGIFIVLFGGLALVTNYQQTEKAEGNPYGKDKLNPATVDQLEDPNYQNIILPEEVDEKMDKKEDFVIYYFSPTCEHCKRTTPELMPAAEEAGVEIGQLNLLEFEDGWQQYGIEVTPTLVRYQNGKEVERVEGYNDEAYFKNLLSNWK is encoded by the coding sequence ATGAAGAAGCTCTTAATTTTTGCAGGTATTTTTATCGTGTTATTCGGCGGTTTGGCATTGGTAACAAATTATCAGCAAACAGAAAAAGCAGAAGGCAATCCATATGGCAAGGACAAACTGAATCCTGCTACCGTAGACCAGCTTGAAGACCCAAATTATCAGAATATCATCCTTCCTGAAGAAGTAGATGAAAAGATGGATAAAAAAGAGGACTTTGTTATTTATTACTTCAGTCCAACTTGTGAACACTGCAAAAGAACGACTCCTGAATTAATGCCTGCTGCAGAAGAAGCAGGGGTAGAAATCGGCCAATTAAACCTGCTTGAGTTTGAAGACGGCTGGCAGCAGTACGGAATCGAAGTTACTCCAACACTTGTCCGCTATCAGAACGGAAAAGAAGTAGAACGTGTAGAAGGCTATAATGATGAGGCTTATTTTAAGAATTTATTGAGTAATTGGAAATAA
- a CDS encoding RluA family pseudouridine synthase — MKIKGEWMEFPVKKEWTGISLQQFLKEKLNAPKTLIHKWRMEHEVKINDSLPNWTAPLNEKDSIMIRLFQDEDLDIIPEYMELDLLFEDEHFLIVNKPAGMDTHPNEPGQTGTLANGAAFHLQMQGMTRKIRHIHRLDHDTSGAIVFAKHALSHAILDRLLEERLIKRTYTAIVQGKLKQKNGKIDQPIGKDRHHSTRRRVSPSGQPALTHFKTEDYNTRFDVSLVKLQLETGRTHQIRVHLSHIGYPISGDDLYGGNKNLINRQALHASEITVMHPFTAEKVSVSADFPEDMKKLLAKLQF, encoded by the coding sequence ATGAAAATTAAAGGAGAATGGATGGAATTTCCGGTTAAGAAAGAATGGACAGGGATTTCCCTTCAGCAATTTCTGAAAGAAAAACTGAATGCACCAAAGACGCTCATTCATAAATGGCGGATGGAACATGAAGTAAAAATAAATGACTCCCTGCCAAATTGGACGGCGCCATTAAATGAAAAAGACTCCATTATGATTCGTTTATTTCAAGATGAAGATCTTGATATCATCCCAGAATACATGGAGCTTGATTTACTATTTGAGGACGAGCATTTTTTAATCGTCAATAAACCTGCCGGAATGGATACACATCCAAATGAACCGGGTCAAACCGGCACACTCGCTAATGGAGCCGCCTTTCATTTACAGATGCAGGGGATGACTAGAAAAATAAGACATATTCACAGACTTGATCACGATACCTCAGGTGCAATCGTTTTTGCCAAACATGCCTTATCACATGCTATCCTGGACCGCCTCCTTGAAGAACGGCTGATCAAAAGAACTTATACAGCCATCGTACAAGGGAAATTGAAGCAGAAAAACGGAAAGATTGATCAGCCGATCGGAAAGGACCGTCATCATTCGACCCGTCGGAGAGTATCTCCGAGCGGACAGCCTGCACTAACTCATTTTAAAACGGAAGATTACAATACTCGTTTTGATGTATCACTTGTTAAACTGCAGCTGGAAACCGGTCGAACCCATCAGATTCGTGTCCATCTGAGCCACATTGGCTATCCGATTTCAGGGGATGACTTATATGGCGGGAACAAAAACTTGATAAACCGCCAAGCTCTGCATGCGTCAGAAATAACGGTTATGCATCCTTTTAC
- a CDS encoding aquaporin family protein, whose product MTAFWGEVIGTMILIVFGGGVCAGVSLKKSFAHNSGWIVITMGWGFGVAMAVYAVGGISGAHLNPAVTFALAFAGTFEWSQVPSYLAAQMIGAFLGAVLVFLQYLPHWKETEDPGAKLSVFSTSPAIPNHFANFISEALGTFIFVLTLLAIGANTFTEGLNPLIVGFLVVAIGLSLGGTTGYAINPARDLGPRLAHFVLPIAGKGSSNWKYAWIPVVAPLVGGSFAAVFYNYVFKGNINTAFWYVAAALVFMLGIVFALSKKQSNSESSATY is encoded by the coding sequence ATGACGGCTTTTTGGGGAGAAGTAATTGGTACGATGATTTTGATTGTGTTCGGCGGAGGTGTATGTGCAGGTGTCAGCTTAAAGAAGTCATTCGCGCATAACTCTGGCTGGATTGTCATTACAATGGGATGGGGATTTGGTGTTGCCATGGCTGTTTATGCAGTCGGCGGAATAAGCGGGGCGCATTTGAATCCGGCTGTTACATTTGCTCTTGCTTTTGCAGGTACTTTTGAATGGAGTCAGGTGCCATCTTATCTAGCAGCTCAAATGATTGGAGCATTTTTAGGAGCAGTGCTTGTTTTCCTTCAGTACCTTCCGCACTGGAAGGAAACAGAGGATCCAGGTGCAAAGCTCAGTGTGTTTTCTACAAGTCCGGCGATTCCCAATCACTTTGCCAACTTTATCAGTGAAGCGCTTGGAACATTTATCTTTGTGCTCACATTACTTGCGATTGGAGCGAATACATTTACTGAGGGCCTGAATCCGCTTATAGTAGGATTTCTGGTCGTTGCAATCGGGCTATCGCTTGGAGGTACTACAGGCTATGCAATCAACCCTGCTCGTGACCTTGGGCCAAGACTTGCACATTTTGTTTTGCCGATTGCAGGAAAAGGGAGTTCGAACTGGAAATATGCATGGATACCAGTTGTTGCACCTCTAGTAGGCGGATCTTTTGCAGCGGTCTTTTATAATTACGTTTTTAAGGGTAATATCAATACTGCCTTCTGGTATGTAGCAGCTGCACTTGTATTTATGCTTGGAATTGTCTTTGCACTGTCAAAGAAACAATCGAATTCTGAAAGCTCTGCAACTTACTAA
- a CDS encoding glycerol-3-phosphate responsive antiterminator, whose amino-acid sequence MSFEGQQILPAIRNMKQFERFLESPYQYGVLLDTHLGQVRNIVRLTNASNKKILIHVDLIQGLKHDEYAAEFICQEVKPAGLISTRSNVIAKAKQRGIYAIQRLFLLDSSALEKSLELITRNKPDYIEVLPGLVPSLIQEVKEKTGIPIFAGGFVKTSEEVHNALAAGATAVTSSEMELWKNYQNI is encoded by the coding sequence ATGAGTTTTGAAGGTCAGCAAATATTGCCTGCTATCCGCAATATGAAGCAGTTTGAACGTTTTTTGGAAAGTCCGTATCAGTATGGAGTCCTTCTGGATACTCATCTCGGACAGGTTCGGAATATTGTCAGACTGACAAATGCATCGAACAAGAAAATTCTCATTCATGTCGACTTGATTCAAGGCTTGAAGCACGATGAGTATGCAGCAGAGTTTATCTGTCAGGAAGTAAAGCCGGCAGGATTAATTTCAACCCGATCAAACGTGATTGCAAAAGCAAAGCAGCGGGGTATTTATGCCATTCAGCGGCTGTTTCTTCTTGATTCGAGTGCCCTTGAGAAAAGTTTAGAGCTGATAACAAGAAACAAACCGGATTATATTGAGGTACTTCCAGGACTTGTTCCCAGTTTGATCCAAGAGGTAAAGGAGAAAACCGGAATACCTATTTTTGCAGGCGGTTTCGTCAAAACCTCTGAAGAAGTGCATAACGCGCTCGCAGCAGGTGCTACAGCAGTAACATCATCAGAAATGGAGTTATGGAAAAATTATCAAAATATATAA